A part of Oncorhynchus clarkii lewisi isolate Uvic-CL-2024 chromosome 17, UVic_Ocla_1.0, whole genome shotgun sequence genomic DNA contains:
- the LOC139371308 gene encoding PR domain zinc finger protein 2-like isoform X1, translating to MSVLGINKARKLLERARQACLGGFRGPKQTGGTKPIVTEMWDTEEGPNEEDERPSPSPGPSQGTRESSTMGSNSLSQAQFISAAMREKDEEGDEEDPRDLQQRPSQSARSATEAESEDRCEQPDLPLSHSSPGEVGPGSLQTASSLPRPEPEADPYLDPDLEGDPHGEESHPCQHCERHFSTKQGLERHTHIHATANQQTHTFKCRYCGKSFGSQVGRRRHERRHENGPKNKGQRPGSLAGTATLLSPLGQADCSSPDCATVSGHYVVMGSPPPGGLMQSPQVVRKDPAAESDQPFIVDENGETKELHPCKYCNKAFGTHTNMRRHQRRIHERHLLPKGVRRKGMLLQESPQQQQQQRLPEQSPSASPPPVYVPSADTEDEGDREEYMVDISNNISENLSLYIDGKILSTSSVSGCEVIEVDSSSAALFGLDAVVISPNQISQAFKVDTRTCAVKQVSNLGQPTTKRRTSTPPLMPSLKMESENGSSSASSSSTSSSSTLLVESLFPQSSDSLAFQKEKTIYLSPKLKQLLQTQTDGQKPTIALIADSHRLAPPLSVTSLPAASGRFKRRTASPPSSPQLSPALKADGCKSEGGVSSYTLKVPKLESLGISSAWSLSSKEERNTMSPSGKDGCSWSASRTGGNSCNQQPLDLSSGISKWSDGFNKTPREEVLDLSMSRKSTAEPESKGSPAPTQPHTKKKKPNTSMLEKVLMNEYAGLNPAGEEGSCALGSPDSQYTASSGTGTASHSPSSNMPFESADPSPPSLTPVTMNPSSPCVSSMTSPTPPPPVLPSMPSSDCPTSSSLPVLSPKMSPRSIDHCEDEPVCVSNSTTAETILAAVSNSYGDVTKPVDPTHNTDPVIGKALSNPSTESPSVSDAVPVSLSSAQSKPARSGNHIFLDIQINPDLEPIITEGQGKSQCSELPVLSPVTESPLTASSTSPVGISDVPAPSVVSPASLSSTVIKEEVQHMDQLADLGLPPGATGSSPPSATAAEKPSEEVVEEEGLEPDPFSKSFVCNVCEDPFRSIKELSRHIVEHAAEWPYRCEFCVQLFGNAPALLEHRTALHGVGRIFVCSFCSKEFAFLCNLQQHHKDLHPSQPCTHAAVESGKLRPQNYTDPARAKEESNPSTTGPESSAEAASSQGVSDVKKEQLDTNGKHEEAGPEDPTEELYTTIKIMASEGGKPKGPDVRLGINQHYPSFKPPPFPYHNRTAADSVASATNFTTHNIPQTFSTAIRCTKCGKSFDNMPELHKHILACANASDKRRYTPKKNPIPLRQIVKPQNGALSPASAANAGHNAFRRMGQPKRLNFNQEPLGKTKMSSLSKKKNQLVQKAITQRNKTAATAKAPSQVKEEEPQEVHVCPHCSREFTYPASLSKHIAVSCPMKPVSKKAKKGAAAEEATPAVDKNMSLRRRTTDSEIQQPETAEPVPKTLGKTRARTSGPGSAEAETTPRPGKGKTAVTQVRTKRPASFPAATVSLNMKSKKGKVQSLPPTPLPSETPSNSAPLPATQTKQRTGKEMPPKKVAEVKLPLQKPSQVPPKKEGERFSLRARERAGGPVTRSLQMANNVAPVEVKTEDLSSQGPKETQESLLK from the exons ATGTCTGTGCTTGGCATCAACAAAG CCAGAAAACTGTTGGAAAGAGCCAGACAGGCTTGTTTGGGTGGATTCCGTGGGCCCAAACAAACAGGCGGAACCAAACCTATTGTCACAGAGATGtgggatacagaggaag GTCCAAATGAGGAGGACGAGagaccctctccttctccagggCCTTCACAGGGGACTCGGGAGAGCTCCACCATGGGGAGTAACAGCCTCTCTCAAGCCCAGTTCATCTCAGCAgcaatgagagagaaagatgaggaggGTGATGAGGAAGACCCAAGGGATCTGCAGCAGCGGCCGTCGCAGAGTGCTCGGTCTGCTACTGAAGCTGAATCGGAGGATAGGTGTGAGCAGCCTGATCTGCCACTAAGCCATAGCAGCCCAGGTGAGGTGGGGCCTGGGAGCCTTCAGACTGCCTCATCCCTACCAAGGCCTGAACCAGAGGCTGACCCATACCTCGACCCTGACCTTGAAGGTGACCCCCACGGAGAGGAGTCCCATCCCTGCCAGCACTGCGAGCGCCATTTCTCCACCAAACAGGGCTTGGAGCGCCACACCCACATCCATGCCACTGCAAACCAGCAAACGCACACGTTCAAATGCCGTTACTGTGGCAAGTCCTTTGGCTCGCAGGTGGGACGTCGGCGGCACGAGCGGAGGCATGAGAACGGGCCAAAGAACAAAGGCCAAAGGCCTGGCTCACTGGCTGGGACTGCTACTTTACTCAGTCCTCTGGGGCAGGCTGACTGTTCCAGCCCAGACTGTGCCACTGTCTCTGGCCACTACGTTGTCATGGGGTCCCCGCCCCCTGGAGGACTTATGCAGAGCCCTCAGGTTGTGAGGAAGGACCCTGCGGCTGAGAGTGACCAGCCCTTTATCGTGGATGAGAATGGAGAGACAAAAGAGCTTCATCCTTGCAAGTACTGTAATAAGGCTTTCGGCACTCACACTAACATGCGCAGACACCAACGCAGAATCCACGAGCGCCACTTACTGCCCAAGGGTGTGCGCAGGAAAGGCATGCTGCTGCAGGAGAGCccgcaacagcagcagcagcagcgtctGCCTGAGCAGTCCCCCAGTGCCAGCCCACCCCCTGTCTATGTGCCCAGTGCAGACACTGAGGATGAGGGGGACCGAGAGGAGTACATGGTCGACATATCCAATAATATCTCGGAGAATCTCAGCCTGTACATCGACGGCAAGATCCTGTCCACTAGTTCAGTCAGCGGCTGTGAGGTGATCGAAGTGGACTCCAGTTCTGCAGCACTGTTTGGTCTCGATGCAGTGGTCATCAGCCCCAATCAGATCAGTCAGGCTTTCAAAGTGGACACCAGGACCTGTGCTGTGAAGCAGGTCTCCAACCTCGGCCAGCCCACAACGAAAAGGAGAACGTCGACACCTCCGCTCATGCCCAGTCTTAAAATGGAGTCTGAAAATGggtcctcctctgcctcttcctcctccacgtCTTCCTCATCTACCTTGTTGGTGGAAAGTCTCTTCCCTCAGTCCTCAGACTCATTAGCATTTCAAAAGGAGAAAACTATCTATCTGTCTCCTAAGCTCAAACAGCTCCTCCAGACTCAGACAGACGGTCAGAAACCCACCATCGCCCTGATAGCAGACAGCCACAGATtagctccccctctctccgttACGTCTCTGCCTGCAGCCTCAGGCAGGTTTAAGAGAAGAACGGCTTCCCCTCCCTCGTCTCCACAGCTCAGCCCTGCGCTGAAAGCAGATGGCTGTAAGAGCGAGGGAGGGGTCTCGTCGTACACCCTCAAGGTGCCAAAGCTGGAGAGCCTGGGCATTTCCTCTGCCTGGAGTCTGTCCAGCAAAGAGGAGAGGAACACCATGAGTCCCAGCGGGAAGGACGGGTGCAGCTGGTCTGCCTCTCGGACCGGAGGGAACTCGTGTAATCAGCAGCCCTTGGACCTTTCCAGTGGCATCAGTAAATGGAGTGACGGCTTCAACAAGACGCCCAGGGAGGAAGTGCTGGATTTAAGCATGAGTCGGAAGAGTACAGCGGAGCCAGAGTCCAAGGGAAGTCCAGCTCCGACACAGCCCCACACCAAGAAGAAGAAGCCCAATACCAGTATGCTGGAGAAGGTGTTGATGAATGAGTACGCTGGCTTAAACCCAGCAGGAGAGGAGGGCTCTTGTGCCCTGGGAAGCCCCGATTCTCAGTATACTGCAAGCAGTGGTACAGGCACAGCTTCTCACAGTCCCTCTTCCAATATGCCCTTTGAATCAGCCgatccttctcccccctctctaacccctgtcACTATGAATCCCTCTTCCCCCTGCGTCTCCAGCATGACCTCTCCAACTCCACCTCCCCCTGTCCTACCCTCTATGCCCTCATCAGACTGCCCCActtccagctctctccctgtcctctcccctaaAATGTCCCCCAGATCCATTGACCATTGTGAGGACGAGCCAGTTTGTGTATCTAACTCTACTACAGCAGAGACAATATTAGCTGCGGTAAGTAACAGTTATGGAGATGTCACTAAGCCAGTAGACCCCACCCACAATACAGATCCCGTTATCGGGAAAGCTTTATCAAACCCCTCTACAGAGTCCCCCTCAGTATCTGATGCTGTCCCTGTGAGTCTGTCCTCAGCACAATCTAAACCTGCTAGGAGTGGGAACCACATTTTCTTAGATATCCAAATTAACCCAGACCTGGAACCGATTATTACTGAGGGACAGGGGAAATCCCAATGCTCTGAACTCCCTGTTTTATCACCCGTAACAGAATCCCCCCTCACTGCCTCATCGACCTCTCCTGTTGGAATATCAGATGTCCCAGCTCCGTCAGTGGTCTCCCCAGCATCACTCTCTAGCACTGTGATTAAAGAGGAGGTCCAGCACATGGATCAGCTGGCTGATTTAGGCCTTCCTCCTGGTGCCACAGGGTCTTCACCTCCATCTGCCACTGCTGCTGAAAAGCCCtctgaggaggtggtggaggaggagggattgGAGCCAGACCCCTTCAGTAAGAGCTTTGTGTGTAACGTGTGTGAGGATCCCTTCCGCTCCATCAAAGAGCTCAGTCGGCACATCGTGGAGCACGCGGCTGAGTGGCCCTACAGGTGTGAGTTCTGTGTGCAGCTGTTTGGGAATGCCCCGGCCCTGCTGGAGCACCGTACAGCCCTCCATGGTGTGGGACGCATCTTTGTCTGCTCCTTCTGCTCCAAGGAGTTCGCCTTCCTCTGCAACCTCCAGCAGCACCACAAAGACCTGCATCCCAGCCAGCCGTGCACACACGCAGCGGTGGAGAGTGGCAAGCTGAGGCCACAGAACTACACAGACCCAGCCAGGGCCAAAGAGGAGAGTAACCCCTCAACCACAGGGCCTGAGTCCTCTGCTGAAGCTGCCTCCTCCCAGGGGGTTTCTGATGTGAAGAAAGAGCAGCTTGATACTAACGGGAAGCATGAGGAGGCTGGACCAGAGGACCCAACTGAAGAGCTCTATACTACAATAAAGATCATGGCTTCTGAAGGAGGCAAGCCTAAAGGCCCAGACGTACGCCTGGGCATTAATCAACACTACCCCAGTTTCAAGCCACCCCCCTTCCCCTACCACAACCGCACGGCTGCAGACTCAGTGGCCTCGGCCACCAACTTCACTACCCACAACATTCCCCAGACGTTCAGCACTGCCATCCGATGCACCAAATGCGGCAAGAGCTTTGATAACATGCCCGAGCTGCACAAGCACATACTAGCCTGTGCCAACGCCAGTGATAAGAGGCGGTACACTCCCAAGAAGAACCCCATCCCTCTCAGACAGATAGTGAAGCCTCAGAACGGAGCTCTGTCGCCTGCCTCTGCTGCCAACGCAGGGCACAACGCCTTCCGCAGAATGGGCCAACCCAAGAGGCTGAACTTCAACCAAGAACCGCTTGGCAAAACCAAGATGAGTTCCCTCAGTAAGAAGAAGAACCAGCTGGTTCAGAAGGCCATCACTCAGAGGAATaagactgctgctactgctaagGCCCCTAGCCAGGTTAAAGAGGAGGAGCCACAGGAGGTCCATGTGTGCCCTCACTGCAGTCGGGAGTTCACTTACCCTGCAAGCCTCAGTAAACATATAGCAGTCAGCTGTCCCATGAAGCCTGTCTCTAAAAAGGCCAAAAAGGGAGCAGCAGCAGAAGAGGCAACACCAGCTGTAGACAAAAACATGAGCCTTCGAAGGAGAACCACTGACTCTGAGATCCAGCAGCCAGAGACCGCTGAGCCGGTGCCCAAAACCCTGGGCAAAACACGCGCTCGCACCTCTGGACCCGGCTCTGCGGAGGCAGAGACCACACCGCGGCCAGGTAAAGGAAAGACAGCTGTCACACAGGTGCGTACGAAGAGGCCAGCCTCTTTCCCTGCTGCCACAGTTTCTCTCAACATGAAAAGTAAAAAAGGCAAAGTTCAATCATTACCCCCCACCCCGTTGCCCTCTGAGACTCCCAGTAACTCTGCACCACTGCCAGCAACCCAGACAAAGCAACGCACAGGCAAGGAAATGCCGCCCAAGAAGGTAGCAGAGGTGAAATTGCCCCTACAGAAGCCGTCTCAGGTGCCGCCTAAGAAAGAAGGGGAACGGTTCTCTCTGAGAGCGAGGGAGCGAGCTGGTGGGCCGGTGACCCGGAGCCTACAGATGGCCAACAATGTAGCTCCTGTGGAGGTGAAAACAGAGGACCTCTCCAGCCAGGGGCCTAAAGAGACCCAG GAGTCCTTGCTGAAATGA
- the LOC139371308 gene encoding PR domain zinc finger protein 2-like isoform X2, with translation MWDTEEGPNEEDERPSPSPGPSQGTRESSTMGSNSLSQAQFISAAMREKDEEGDEEDPRDLQQRPSQSARSATEAESEDRCEQPDLPLSHSSPGEVGPGSLQTASSLPRPEPEADPYLDPDLEGDPHGEESHPCQHCERHFSTKQGLERHTHIHATANQQTHTFKCRYCGKSFGSQVGRRRHERRHENGPKNKGQRPGSLAGTATLLSPLGQADCSSPDCATVSGHYVVMGSPPPGGLMQSPQVVRKDPAAESDQPFIVDENGETKELHPCKYCNKAFGTHTNMRRHQRRIHERHLLPKGVRRKGMLLQESPQQQQQQRLPEQSPSASPPPVYVPSADTEDEGDREEYMVDISNNISENLSLYIDGKILSTSSVSGCEVIEVDSSSAALFGLDAVVISPNQISQAFKVDTRTCAVKQVSNLGQPTTKRRTSTPPLMPSLKMESENGSSSASSSSTSSSSTLLVESLFPQSSDSLAFQKEKTIYLSPKLKQLLQTQTDGQKPTIALIADSHRLAPPLSVTSLPAASGRFKRRTASPPSSPQLSPALKADGCKSEGGVSSYTLKVPKLESLGISSAWSLSSKEERNTMSPSGKDGCSWSASRTGGNSCNQQPLDLSSGISKWSDGFNKTPREEVLDLSMSRKSTAEPESKGSPAPTQPHTKKKKPNTSMLEKVLMNEYAGLNPAGEEGSCALGSPDSQYTASSGTGTASHSPSSNMPFESADPSPPSLTPVTMNPSSPCVSSMTSPTPPPPVLPSMPSSDCPTSSSLPVLSPKMSPRSIDHCEDEPVCVSNSTTAETILAAVSNSYGDVTKPVDPTHNTDPVIGKALSNPSTESPSVSDAVPVSLSSAQSKPARSGNHIFLDIQINPDLEPIITEGQGKSQCSELPVLSPVTESPLTASSTSPVGISDVPAPSVVSPASLSSTVIKEEVQHMDQLADLGLPPGATGSSPPSATAAEKPSEEVVEEEGLEPDPFSKSFVCNVCEDPFRSIKELSRHIVEHAAEWPYRCEFCVQLFGNAPALLEHRTALHGVGRIFVCSFCSKEFAFLCNLQQHHKDLHPSQPCTHAAVESGKLRPQNYTDPARAKEESNPSTTGPESSAEAASSQGVSDVKKEQLDTNGKHEEAGPEDPTEELYTTIKIMASEGGKPKGPDVRLGINQHYPSFKPPPFPYHNRTAADSVASATNFTTHNIPQTFSTAIRCTKCGKSFDNMPELHKHILACANASDKRRYTPKKNPIPLRQIVKPQNGALSPASAANAGHNAFRRMGQPKRLNFNQEPLGKTKMSSLSKKKNQLVQKAITQRNKTAATAKAPSQVKEEEPQEVHVCPHCSREFTYPASLSKHIAVSCPMKPVSKKAKKGAAAEEATPAVDKNMSLRRRTTDSEIQQPETAEPVPKTLGKTRARTSGPGSAEAETTPRPGKGKTAVTQVRTKRPASFPAATVSLNMKSKKGKVQSLPPTPLPSETPSNSAPLPATQTKQRTGKEMPPKKVAEVKLPLQKPSQVPPKKEGERFSLRARERAGGPVTRSLQMANNVAPVEVKTEDLSSQGPKETQESLLK, from the exons ATGtgggatacagaggaag GTCCAAATGAGGAGGACGAGagaccctctccttctccagggCCTTCACAGGGGACTCGGGAGAGCTCCACCATGGGGAGTAACAGCCTCTCTCAAGCCCAGTTCATCTCAGCAgcaatgagagagaaagatgaggaggGTGATGAGGAAGACCCAAGGGATCTGCAGCAGCGGCCGTCGCAGAGTGCTCGGTCTGCTACTGAAGCTGAATCGGAGGATAGGTGTGAGCAGCCTGATCTGCCACTAAGCCATAGCAGCCCAGGTGAGGTGGGGCCTGGGAGCCTTCAGACTGCCTCATCCCTACCAAGGCCTGAACCAGAGGCTGACCCATACCTCGACCCTGACCTTGAAGGTGACCCCCACGGAGAGGAGTCCCATCCCTGCCAGCACTGCGAGCGCCATTTCTCCACCAAACAGGGCTTGGAGCGCCACACCCACATCCATGCCACTGCAAACCAGCAAACGCACACGTTCAAATGCCGTTACTGTGGCAAGTCCTTTGGCTCGCAGGTGGGACGTCGGCGGCACGAGCGGAGGCATGAGAACGGGCCAAAGAACAAAGGCCAAAGGCCTGGCTCACTGGCTGGGACTGCTACTTTACTCAGTCCTCTGGGGCAGGCTGACTGTTCCAGCCCAGACTGTGCCACTGTCTCTGGCCACTACGTTGTCATGGGGTCCCCGCCCCCTGGAGGACTTATGCAGAGCCCTCAGGTTGTGAGGAAGGACCCTGCGGCTGAGAGTGACCAGCCCTTTATCGTGGATGAGAATGGAGAGACAAAAGAGCTTCATCCTTGCAAGTACTGTAATAAGGCTTTCGGCACTCACACTAACATGCGCAGACACCAACGCAGAATCCACGAGCGCCACTTACTGCCCAAGGGTGTGCGCAGGAAAGGCATGCTGCTGCAGGAGAGCccgcaacagcagcagcagcagcgtctGCCTGAGCAGTCCCCCAGTGCCAGCCCACCCCCTGTCTATGTGCCCAGTGCAGACACTGAGGATGAGGGGGACCGAGAGGAGTACATGGTCGACATATCCAATAATATCTCGGAGAATCTCAGCCTGTACATCGACGGCAAGATCCTGTCCACTAGTTCAGTCAGCGGCTGTGAGGTGATCGAAGTGGACTCCAGTTCTGCAGCACTGTTTGGTCTCGATGCAGTGGTCATCAGCCCCAATCAGATCAGTCAGGCTTTCAAAGTGGACACCAGGACCTGTGCTGTGAAGCAGGTCTCCAACCTCGGCCAGCCCACAACGAAAAGGAGAACGTCGACACCTCCGCTCATGCCCAGTCTTAAAATGGAGTCTGAAAATGggtcctcctctgcctcttcctcctccacgtCTTCCTCATCTACCTTGTTGGTGGAAAGTCTCTTCCCTCAGTCCTCAGACTCATTAGCATTTCAAAAGGAGAAAACTATCTATCTGTCTCCTAAGCTCAAACAGCTCCTCCAGACTCAGACAGACGGTCAGAAACCCACCATCGCCCTGATAGCAGACAGCCACAGATtagctccccctctctccgttACGTCTCTGCCTGCAGCCTCAGGCAGGTTTAAGAGAAGAACGGCTTCCCCTCCCTCGTCTCCACAGCTCAGCCCTGCGCTGAAAGCAGATGGCTGTAAGAGCGAGGGAGGGGTCTCGTCGTACACCCTCAAGGTGCCAAAGCTGGAGAGCCTGGGCATTTCCTCTGCCTGGAGTCTGTCCAGCAAAGAGGAGAGGAACACCATGAGTCCCAGCGGGAAGGACGGGTGCAGCTGGTCTGCCTCTCGGACCGGAGGGAACTCGTGTAATCAGCAGCCCTTGGACCTTTCCAGTGGCATCAGTAAATGGAGTGACGGCTTCAACAAGACGCCCAGGGAGGAAGTGCTGGATTTAAGCATGAGTCGGAAGAGTACAGCGGAGCCAGAGTCCAAGGGAAGTCCAGCTCCGACACAGCCCCACACCAAGAAGAAGAAGCCCAATACCAGTATGCTGGAGAAGGTGTTGATGAATGAGTACGCTGGCTTAAACCCAGCAGGAGAGGAGGGCTCTTGTGCCCTGGGAAGCCCCGATTCTCAGTATACTGCAAGCAGTGGTACAGGCACAGCTTCTCACAGTCCCTCTTCCAATATGCCCTTTGAATCAGCCgatccttctcccccctctctaacccctgtcACTATGAATCCCTCTTCCCCCTGCGTCTCCAGCATGACCTCTCCAACTCCACCTCCCCCTGTCCTACCCTCTATGCCCTCATCAGACTGCCCCActtccagctctctccctgtcctctcccctaaAATGTCCCCCAGATCCATTGACCATTGTGAGGACGAGCCAGTTTGTGTATCTAACTCTACTACAGCAGAGACAATATTAGCTGCGGTAAGTAACAGTTATGGAGATGTCACTAAGCCAGTAGACCCCACCCACAATACAGATCCCGTTATCGGGAAAGCTTTATCAAACCCCTCTACAGAGTCCCCCTCAGTATCTGATGCTGTCCCTGTGAGTCTGTCCTCAGCACAATCTAAACCTGCTAGGAGTGGGAACCACATTTTCTTAGATATCCAAATTAACCCAGACCTGGAACCGATTATTACTGAGGGACAGGGGAAATCCCAATGCTCTGAACTCCCTGTTTTATCACCCGTAACAGAATCCCCCCTCACTGCCTCATCGACCTCTCCTGTTGGAATATCAGATGTCCCAGCTCCGTCAGTGGTCTCCCCAGCATCACTCTCTAGCACTGTGATTAAAGAGGAGGTCCAGCACATGGATCAGCTGGCTGATTTAGGCCTTCCTCCTGGTGCCACAGGGTCTTCACCTCCATCTGCCACTGCTGCTGAAAAGCCCtctgaggaggtggtggaggaggagggattgGAGCCAGACCCCTTCAGTAAGAGCTTTGTGTGTAACGTGTGTGAGGATCCCTTCCGCTCCATCAAAGAGCTCAGTCGGCACATCGTGGAGCACGCGGCTGAGTGGCCCTACAGGTGTGAGTTCTGTGTGCAGCTGTTTGGGAATGCCCCGGCCCTGCTGGAGCACCGTACAGCCCTCCATGGTGTGGGACGCATCTTTGTCTGCTCCTTCTGCTCCAAGGAGTTCGCCTTCCTCTGCAACCTCCAGCAGCACCACAAAGACCTGCATCCCAGCCAGCCGTGCACACACGCAGCGGTGGAGAGTGGCAAGCTGAGGCCACAGAACTACACAGACCCAGCCAGGGCCAAAGAGGAGAGTAACCCCTCAACCACAGGGCCTGAGTCCTCTGCTGAAGCTGCCTCCTCCCAGGGGGTTTCTGATGTGAAGAAAGAGCAGCTTGATACTAACGGGAAGCATGAGGAGGCTGGACCAGAGGACCCAACTGAAGAGCTCTATACTACAATAAAGATCATGGCTTCTGAAGGAGGCAAGCCTAAAGGCCCAGACGTACGCCTGGGCATTAATCAACACTACCCCAGTTTCAAGCCACCCCCCTTCCCCTACCACAACCGCACGGCTGCAGACTCAGTGGCCTCGGCCACCAACTTCACTACCCACAACATTCCCCAGACGTTCAGCACTGCCATCCGATGCACCAAATGCGGCAAGAGCTTTGATAACATGCCCGAGCTGCACAAGCACATACTAGCCTGTGCCAACGCCAGTGATAAGAGGCGGTACACTCCCAAGAAGAACCCCATCCCTCTCAGACAGATAGTGAAGCCTCAGAACGGAGCTCTGTCGCCTGCCTCTGCTGCCAACGCAGGGCACAACGCCTTCCGCAGAATGGGCCAACCCAAGAGGCTGAACTTCAACCAAGAACCGCTTGGCAAAACCAAGATGAGTTCCCTCAGTAAGAAGAAGAACCAGCTGGTTCAGAAGGCCATCACTCAGAGGAATaagactgctgctactgctaagGCCCCTAGCCAGGTTAAAGAGGAGGAGCCACAGGAGGTCCATGTGTGCCCTCACTGCAGTCGGGAGTTCACTTACCCTGCAAGCCTCAGTAAACATATAGCAGTCAGCTGTCCCATGAAGCCTGTCTCTAAAAAGGCCAAAAAGGGAGCAGCAGCAGAAGAGGCAACACCAGCTGTAGACAAAAACATGAGCCTTCGAAGGAGAACCACTGACTCTGAGATCCAGCAGCCAGAGACCGCTGAGCCGGTGCCCAAAACCCTGGGCAAAACACGCGCTCGCACCTCTGGACCCGGCTCTGCGGAGGCAGAGACCACACCGCGGCCAGGTAAAGGAAAGACAGCTGTCACACAGGTGCGTACGAAGAGGCCAGCCTCTTTCCCTGCTGCCACAGTTTCTCTCAACATGAAAAGTAAAAAAGGCAAAGTTCAATCATTACCCCCCACCCCGTTGCCCTCTGAGACTCCCAGTAACTCTGCACCACTGCCAGCAACCCAGACAAAGCAACGCACAGGCAAGGAAATGCCGCCCAAGAAGGTAGCAGAGGTGAAATTGCCCCTACAGAAGCCGTCTCAGGTGCCGCCTAAGAAAGAAGGGGAACGGTTCTCTCTGAGAGCGAGGGAGCGAGCTGGTGGGCCGGTGACCCGGAGCCTACAGATGGCCAACAATGTAGCTCCTGTGGAGGTGAAAACAGAGGACCTCTCCAGCCAGGGGCCTAAAGAGACCCAG GAGTCCTTGCTGAAATGA